One region of Drosophila teissieri strain GT53w chromosome 2L, Prin_Dtei_1.1, whole genome shotgun sequence genomic DNA includes:
- the LOC122618033 gene encoding chromosome transmission fidelity protein 18 homolog, which produces MDQYPDENEEFELQYQDELELLEDLPDEFTAYDGPSTSKQASAKQKENRAPAPALKDVTRLGNSTLGSPQLSQITFGSSQLGGEDEGEGTATGGHVNRRLFGTPKGPSVGRGCSTPFQRMPAIQELENTQLTSRGFGLEKENPAANQLQEVGLKNVNKRRLERDLFGDIDDLFHESYEDPMVKKARTEEQRDHEAIDRILELRRKLRESSKTLRKDDVSRLKALHDFKMRNLSYEIPNWPFLAIQRSDLERIYVRFHSEDYEQRQLDLISARGEVVGSLLGEAKEKIWQEAGEIVLSRATATEETDVTLVDSNSNGEPGRLWVDKYKPRKYIDLLSDEMTNRSLLYWLKMWDKVVFGKAFHSKREQEAVTGEGGTAGGAGNQLNSFNKRTGKFESNGGWRQRKSRQALNTNVDALGRPMQKVALLCGPPGLGKTTLAHTIARHAGYNVREINASDDRSPEAFKLALENGTQMSSVLNEDKRPNCIVLDEIDGAPRQSIEYLVKFISDAVYSKVKAKGAKAEHNVLKRPIICICNDVYDPALRPLRQVAFVVSFPPIDAARLAERLVKIAHREQLKTDFGSLIALAEKSGNDVRSCISSMQFFNAQKHSLTLQDVLNNNLGQKDRHQGLFAVWDAIFRIQRPRKTLQTDANKVDEPAQVTMTNTSVTTRVRNVLEVVHSSGDYERLTQGVYENYLQQKMPDPNFMGVCEALKWFCFTDTVQHQIGRQQNYSVYPYLQYGFVVWHLLFATLAWPKIAFPTRGFEFQQKSTNQRNIFQAICKGVTTSALGVGQGGTLLLDTVPLLKRILSPQLRSVAVQLLSPKEQQDLRHTIEVMVDLGLTFVQVKSQEGHYVFQTEPDLDALSAFPGYTGISLPYFSRQLIAREVDLERIRRAAPKGGAPSAPAAKKKPAGAAAQLPNHLQTLKPKPISASNMHSAPKQQLTKDFFGRITHKSTSTNSAEESKTDAIVKSPIWYRYKEGFNNAVRKDVHIHELL; this is translated from the exons ATGGATCAGTATCCGGATGAGAACGAGGAGTTCGAGCTGCAATACCAAGACGAATTAGAGCTGCTGGAGGATTTGCCGGACGAGTTCACTGCGTACGATGGACCCAGCACATCAAAACAGGCGTCTGCgaagcaaaaggaaaacagagCTCCTGCGCCGGCATTAAAGGATGTCACCCGGCTGGGAAACTCCACTCTGGGTTCGCCACAACTGTCGCAGATTACCTTTGGAAGCAGCCAGCTGGGTGGCGAAGATGAGGGCGAGGGCACTGCAACTGGAGGCCATGTCAATCGGCGGCTTTTTGGAACGCCCAAAGGTCCATCGGTGGGCAGGGGCTGCTCCACGCCCTTCCAGCGAATGCCCGCCATCCAGGAGCTGGAAAACACACAACTAACCAGCCGGGGATTTGGTctggaaaaggaaaacccaGCAGCAAATCAGCTCCAGGAAGTGGGTCTTAAGAATGTCAATAAGCGGCGCCTGGAACGTGATCTCTTTGGGGACATTGATGACCTATTCCACGAGTCCTACGAGGACCCCATGGTGAAGAAAGCACGAACCGAGGAGCAGCGAGATCACGAGGCCATCGACAGGATCCTCGAGCTGCGGCGAAAGCTGCGAGAGTCCAGCAAAACTCTGCGAAAGGACGACGTAAGTCGCCTGAAAGCGCTGCACGACTTTAAGATGAGAAACCTATCGTACGAGATCCCAAACTGGCCCTTCCTGGCCATTCAGCGCAGTGATCTCGAGCGGATCTATGTGAGATTCCACTCCGAGGACTATGAGCAAAGGCAATTGGACCTGATCAGTGCCAGAGGCGAGGTGGTGGGCAGTCTATTGGGCGAGGCCAAGGAGAAGATCTGGCAGGAGGCCGGGGAAATA GTTTTAAGTCGCGCAACAGCCACAGAAGAGACAGATGTAACACTCGTGGATAGCAACTCCAATGGAGAACCCGGACGCCTTTGGGTGGACAAGTACAAGCCGAGGAAATACATCGACCTGCTCTCCGATGAAATGACCAACAGGAGCCTGCTCTACTGGCTGAAAATGTGGGACAAAGTGGTCTTTGGCAAAGCCTTCCACAGCAAACGGGAACAGGAGGCGGTGACCGGAGAGGGCGGCactgctggaggagctggcaACCAGCTGAATAGCTTCAATAAGCGCACGGGCAAATTCGAATCCAATGGCGGCTGGCGGCAGCGCAAGTCTCGGCAAGCTCTCAACACAAATGTGGATGCCTTGGGCAGGCCCATGCAGAAGGTGGCACTGCTATGTGGTCCTCCAGGTCTGGGGAAAACCACACTGGCGCACACGATCGCCCGACATGCTGGTTACAATGTCCGGGAGATCAACGCCTCCGATGATCGCAGTCCCGAGGCCTTCAAACTGGCTTTGGAGAATGGCACACAAATGTCTTCGGTTTTGAATGAAGACAAACGACCCAATTGCATTGTTTTAG ATGAAATCGATGGCGCGCCTCGGCAATCTATTGAGTATCTGGTCAAGTTCATCAGCGATGCTGTCTACAGCAAAGTTAAAGCCAAGGGCGCCAAGGCAGAACACAACGTCCTAAAGCGACCCATCATCTGCATTTGCAACGATGTCTACGATCCTGCCCTGCGTCCTTTGAGGCAGGTGGCCTTCGTGGTCAGTTTCCCGCCCATCGATGCAGCGCGTCTTGCGGAAAG ATTAGTTAAAATTGCTCACAGAGAGCAGCTGAAGACGGACTTTGGTTCACTTATCGCTCTAGCTGAGAAATCCGGAAACGATGTGAGGAGCTGTATATCATCCATGCAGTTTTTTAA TGCCCAAAAGCACAGTCTCACTCTGCAAGATGTGCTCAACAACAATCTGGGTCAAAAGGACAGGCATCAAGGACTATTCGCCGTGTGGGATGCCATTTTCCGG ATACAACGCCCGCGGAAAACCCTACAGACAGATGCCAATAAGGTCGATGAGCCCGCCCAGGTCACAATGACAAACACGTCTGTGACAACGCGAGTTCGCAATGTTCTGGAGGTTGTCCACTCCAGTGGGGACTACGAAAG ACTAACGCAAGGCGTGTATGAGAATTACCTGCAACAGAAGATGCCCGATCCGAACTTTATGGGCGTGTGCGAAGCGCTGAAATGGTTTTGCTTCACGGATACGGTGCAGCATCAGATCGGCAGGCAGCAGAACTACAGTGTGTACCCGTACCTGCAGTACGGTTTTGTCGTTTGGCATTTGCTGTTTGCCACACTGGCCTGGCCGAAAATCGCATTTCCCACGCGTGGCTTTGAG TTCCAGCAGAAGAGCACCAACCAGCGAAACATCTTTCAGGCCATCTGCAAAGGTGTCACCACCTCTGCACTGGGTGTGGGTCAGGGCGGAACTCTGCTCCTCGATACGGTGCCTCTGCTGAAGAGGATTCTATCGCCGCAACTACGCTCCGTCGCTGTGCAGTTGCTGTCTCCAAA GGAGCAGCAGGACTTGCGTCACACCATCGAGGTGATGGTTGATCTCGGCCTAACATTCGTGCAGGTCAAGTCCCAGGAAGGACATTATGTCTTTCAAACCGAACCGGATCTCGATGCACTCAGTGCTTTTCCAG GCTACACAGGGATCTCGCTTCCCTACTTTAGTCGCCAGTTGATAGCCCGCGAGGTGGACTTGGAACGCATCCGACGAGCTGCCCCCAAGGGCGGAGCACCCTCAGCTCCGGCCGCAAAAAAGAagccagcaggagcagcagcgcagcTACCCAATCATTTGCAAACATTGAAGCCGAAACCAATTTCTGCCTCTAATATGCACAGTGCACCCAAGCAGCAG CTTACTAAGGACTTCTTTGGCCGCATTACTCACAAATCGACTTCAACAAACTCAGCTGAGGAAT CCAAGACCGATGCTATTGTGAAGAGTCCTATTTGGTATCGCTACAAGGAGGGATTCAACAACGCCGTCCGCAAGGATGTTCACATTCACGAACTGCTTTAA
- the LOC122611855 gene encoding uncharacterized protein LOC122611855 produces the protein MEEYKTIITNSDLPHEYIYDDDKLVSHTPESELNLGDILHSAAFAAEAKPKTKRLSRAIPPYPHAARLKNGVRVYEYSEPRKQSYRSNLWKEAYSILHQRLDIAETVAGEENLRTQIHPCLHRIKGLLNPDTCLMCPRCQKPILSTKVLRLA, from the exons ATGGAGGAATACAAAACAATCATAACAAATTCTGATCTACCccacgaatatatatatgacgATGACAAACTGGTTTCGCACACGCCGGAGTCAGAATTAAATCTAGGAGATATTTTGCATTcggctgcttttgctgctgaaGCCAAACCGAAAACTAAAAGACTTTCGCGCGCCATTCCGCCGTATCCGCATGCGGCTCGGCTGAAAAATGGTGTTCGTGTTTATGAGTATAGTGAGCCCAGAAAACAAAGCTACAGATCAAATTTATGGAAGGAGGCCTACAGT atACTCCACCAGCGATTGGATATTGCAGAGACAGTCGCAGGAGAGGAAAACCTGAGAACGCAGATACATCCGTGTTTGCACAGGATTAAAGGACTTTTAAATCCGGACACCTGCCTCATGTGTCCGCGGTGTCAAAAGCCCATTTTGTCCACCAAAGTTCTGAGATTAGCATAG